A window of the candidate division KSB1 bacterium genome harbors these coding sequences:
- a CDS encoding glycosyltransferase family 4 protein, whose product MKASAGKRVLIIVQNLPVPLDRRVWLEATTLQREGYRVSVISPRERGEPTHTVLEGVALYRYWVPTGAHGVVSYFLEFLYCWLATAVLSVAVALKEGFDVIHACNPPDTFFALAALYKLGGKRFVFDHHDLSPEMFRAKFPQGHGVLHKILLLLERMTFRTADVVLATNESHKEIAMVRGRVPEGNVYVVRSGPDFARLRLMPAEPALKEGRRYLVAYLGEMCPQDGVDYLLRAAHLLRMEMGMSDVLFVIMGGGPALPALRTLAKSLELDGMVRFTGRVSDLDLCRYLSTADLCVDPDPKTEWSDRSTMNKILEYMAFGKPIVAFDLKEHRRSAGDAAVYARANDERDFALKVRSLLLNRKLRERMGRIGYRRVVERLSWEHSSPNLLRAYRHVFAGMHPPADANEGDRGFSRSK is encoded by the coding sequence ATGAAGGCCTCTGCTGGTAAGCGCGTTCTCATTATCGTTCAGAACCTTCCGGTGCCACTTGACCGCCGGGTATGGTTAGAAGCGACTACCCTGCAGCGGGAGGGGTACAGAGTCAGCGTAATCTCGCCCCGGGAGAGGGGGGAGCCAACCCATACGGTGCTGGAAGGGGTGGCTCTGTATCGCTACTGGGTGCCCACAGGGGCCCACGGCGTGGTGAGTTACTTCCTGGAGTTCCTCTACTGCTGGCTCGCAACTGCGGTCCTGTCGGTGGCAGTGGCCCTCAAGGAAGGTTTCGACGTCATTCACGCGTGCAACCCGCCAGATACTTTTTTCGCCTTGGCGGCACTCTACAAACTTGGGGGAAAAAGGTTTGTATTTGACCATCACGACCTTTCGCCAGAAATGTTTCGAGCCAAGTTCCCGCAGGGACATGGTGTGCTTCACAAGATTCTCCTGCTCTTGGAGCGAATGACCTTCAGGACGGCGGACGTGGTACTGGCCACCAACGAATCGCACAAAGAAATCGCCATGGTGCGCGGACGTGTGCCAGAGGGTAATGTCTATGTGGTGCGAAGCGGCCCCGATTTCGCCCGGCTCCGTCTTATGCCTGCCGAGCCGGCTTTGAAAGAGGGACGGCGCTACCTGGTGGCCTACCTTGGGGAGATGTGCCCCCAGGACGGCGTGGACTATCTCCTGCGCGCCGCCCACCTCCTGCGCATGGAGATGGGCATGAGCGATGTGCTCTTCGTCATCATGGGGGGCGGCCCGGCTTTGCCCGCGTTGCGCACTTTGGCAAAATCCCTGGAACTCGACGGGATGGTCAGATTCACCGGGAGGGTCTCCGATCTTGACCTTTGCCGTTACCTGTCCACCGCAGATCTCTGTGTAGATCCGGATCCGAAAACCGAGTGGTCTGACCGCTCAACTATGAACAAGATACTCGAGTACATGGCGTTTGGCAAGCCGATTGTCGCCTTCGACTTGAAGGAACACAGGCGTTCAGCCGGCGATGCCGCAGTTTATGCGCGTGCCAACGACGAGCGCGACTTTGCGCTCAAGGTCAGGTCTCTGCTGCTCAATCGCAAATTGCGCGAGAGAATGGGGCGGATAGGCTATCGACGCGTCGTGGAGCGGCTCTCGTGGGAACACAGCAGTCCGAACCTGCTTCGAGCCTACCGCCATGTCTTCGCCGGTATGCATCCACCTGCGGACGCCAATGAGGGCGACCGAGGTTTCAGCCGTTCGAAGTGA